The Diachasmimorpha longicaudata isolate KC_UGA_2023 chromosome 14, iyDiaLong2, whole genome shotgun sequence genome includes a region encoding these proteins:
- the LOC135168981 gene encoding uncharacterized protein LOC135168981 has translation MTEKLILKIFGMARVAVTIIFLIIWENLRVVEGLIGYDCSGSTLNLTSYSLLHVEECNVPFLDPNSTTINIELMQLNKYEHIEINECRVQIERTIHHCGMFSHVSIVQNYHREYFVELDQHECERLHHSNSLAVSHNIFIDNLVRNALNSRPITLAGRTSTTGSCKGTQYSDPFGTWDDVIVNALVRIFYTSYTSTIELQTNKVALNSGAKCDFLSGSCMDSTGTQAFWSVKPKKDCKFDEYTALYRGPATRIEATANEPPTYIVTTEDFTFSLEQRARVSTCGYILIQTEIPKLFIIESVIGTTFPTNRIIETENVDLIQYVNAKIVHIEYHIRKQIKKLYHHIRLNECETKRTTLMNSLALATLTPDMFAYNLMKGPGYHAIPTGEQVTIIKCTAVPIKIRKTDECTLEIPVSYNNESYFLNGISRMLIRKGTAIDCHSAIPTVFFLDENWYTLNPDLMKAPTPLILNPLKPIEWEYEKLQNLGTSGIYNEQDMEKLRDRLLTKAETPVVVSNMARAASGNQLPTGSISMRHLLDREMLEEITESAVQKAWNSLKIFGNTVSIVIGIITIIQIIIGLINLIIHGFTLHDAFGWSLQLAGACCVSITHLLLYKPRRENINIQQDNEPMYTAMKSFRKIPDSEPPVSVVINEPTTSKEAVIDHELLSKARNTLRNL, from the exons ATGACAGAAAAGCTAATCCTCAAAATTTTCGG GATGGCACGAGTTGcagtaacaataatttttctcattatatGGGAAAATCTGAGGGTTGTTGAAGGACTCATAGGCTACGACTGCAGTGGGTCTACACTAAACCTTACATCTTACTCCTTATTACACGTTGAAGAATGCAATGTTCCCTTCTTGGATCCTAACTCAACTACAATAAATATCGAGCTAATGCAATTAAACAAATACGAACACATCGAAATCAACGAATGCAGAGTACAAATAGAACGCACAATCCATCATTGTGGAATGTTTTCGCACGTCTCTATAGTACAAAATTATCATCGAGAATATTTCGTCGAATTAGATCAACACGAATGTGAACGCCTTCACCATTCCAACTCGCTGGCAGTTTCTCATAACATATTCATCGATAATTTGGTGAGAAACGCACTGAATAGTAGACCTATTACTTTAGCTGGTAGGACATCTACTACAGGTAGCTGTAAAGGAACTCAGTATAGTGATCCATTTGGTACATGGGACGACGTTATCGTCAATGCTCTCGTCAGAATTTTCTACACTTCCTATACATCCACAATTGAACTTCAAACCAATAAGGTAGCCTTGAACTCCGGAGCCAAATGTGATTTCTTATCAGGATCATGCATGGATTCTACAGGAACTCAAGCCTTCTGGTCAGTAAAACCGAAGAAGGACTGCAAATTTGATGAATATACCGCTCTATACCGAGGCCCAGCAACCAGAATTGAAGCTACTGCTAATGAACCTCCAACTTATATTGTCACTACCGAAGATTTCACCTTCTCCCTAGAACAGAGAGCAAGAGTATCAACATGCGgatatattttaattcaaaCAGAAATACCTAAACTTTTCATAATAGAATCAGTCATAGGAACGACATTCCCAACTAATAGAATTATAGAAACGGAAAATGTCGACCTCATTCAATATGTCAATGCAAAAATTGTACATATCGAATATCATATACGTAAACAGATCAAGAAATTGTACCACCACATCCGCCTTAATGAATGTGAAACTAAGAGAACAACACTGATGAATTCTCTTGCCCTAGCAACCCTTACACCAGATATGTTTGCatataatttaatgaaaggCCCTGGATATCATGCAATCCCTACAGGCGAACAAGTCACAATTATAAAATGTACAGCAGTACCTATCAAAATTCGGAAAACGGACGAATGCACACTCGAAATTCCCGTGTCTTATAATAATGAAAGCTATTTCTTAAATGGAATCTCACGAATGTTAATCAGGAAAGGTACAGCAATTGATTGTCATTCAGCAATACCCaccgtattttttttagacgaAAACTGGTACACACTAAACCCAGACTTGATGAAAGCTCCTACACCGTTGATTCTTAATCCCCTGAAACCAATTGAATGGGAATATGAGAAGCTTCAAAATCTCGGAACATCGGGAATTTATAACGAACAAGATATGGAGAAACTCCGCGACAGACTATTAACAAAAGCTGAAACCCCTGTAGTAGTTAGCAATATGGCACGTGCTGCCAGTGGAAATCAACTTCCCACTGGATCAATATCGATGAGACATCTATTAGATCGGGAAATGCTAGAAGAAATCACAGAATCAGCTGTTCAAAAAGCCTGGAACAGCCTtaaaattttcggaaataCAGTATCAATTGTTATAGGGATTATcacaattattcaaataataattggaTTGATAAATCTTATTATTCATGGTTTTACCTTACATGACGCCTTTGGTTGGAGTCTCCAGCTCGCAGGCGCTTGTTGCGTGTCTATCACTCATCTACTTTTGTACAAACCTCGTAGAGAGAATATAAACATTCAGCAGGACAATGAACCAATGTACACTGCCATGAAATCATTCAGGAAAATTCCAGATTCAGAACCACCCGTATCAGTTGTGATAAATGAACCTACAACATCAAAAGAGGCCGTTATTGACCATGAATTGCTCTCTAAAGCTAGAAATACGCTAAGAAATTTATAA
- the LOC135168982 gene encoding uncharacterized protein LOC135168982 isoform X2, translating to MQALEIPEVATQMETQMDSKLLRKTAERTADNIEREDDEDELEMSCSALRMRDRPISGCGVFSHHSCVLRRIVTICEDTIIIIHFPLH from the exons ATGCAGGCATTGGAAATTCCCGAGGTTGCAACTCAAATGGAAACACAGATGGACTCGAAATTATTAAGGAAAACAG CCGAGAGGACCGCAGATAATATTGAAAGAGAGGACGATGAAGATGAACTCGAGATGAG TTGTTCCGCCTTGCGCATGCGCGACAGGCCCATTTCTGGCTGTGGAGTATTTTCGCATCACTCGTGTGTGCTTCGCCGAATCGTTACAATATGTGAGGAcactataattattattcattttccattACATTAA